TAGACATTTTCTCATATGCACTTAAACTATACAATTTGGAACATTCATTGTTGTGGTCTAATTTCAAAATTGAGTTCTATTCACTTCAATGTGTTTGAAAAGTACCACAGCTGGTACAAATAACAATGTGACCAAGGATAATTTATATTCCATTATGCCTTTTATCAAAAAAAGGATTAAATACCAAGATATAATTATTTTTCTGTTGCCTTTCTAACATTTCTAACTCAGCCAAGCTCACTTCTGGCTTCAGTAACAGTATATTATATTATTTGCCCTTCGCAATTAAGTAATATTGATTTCAAAAATCCTACGGCTTGTGACTGCAGCGATCTTTACGTTGTCGTGAGAAGTTATAAAGTTTGGTTGGGAAAATATATCTTTCAGTTTTCAGTTCTGATAGAAGATCCATATCCAAGTATTAATCAGCTCGGATTTCagattttttaaatcatatttttAAATCTAGATTTCTATgttgatcattgatgtacattttAAGgtatcatgtcataagtgatgagggcagaattaggccattcaatcatggctgatctatctctccctcctaaccccattctcctgccttctccccataacccctgacacccatactaatcacttatttatttatcaCTGTTTCAAACTCCCGCTTCCTTTGCCCCTGAAAAGATTGTTTCTTGAATGGTCTATTCTCAAAGTATTGAATAAGATTAATTAACCCTCAAAAGAGTTTTCTTTGTGACACACTTGTTGGGTCTTTTTCAAAGATCTTTTGTTTCAGTTCGAGAAATTGCTCCAATGATAGCTGGCACCAAAGTACAAGACTTTAGGACAGATACAGAACTTGAAAACTGGATATACATGAAACTTTCAAAACTGGTGGATGATAAACCAGTGACTTTCAACTTGACCTATATAAGCAGATACCTCACCACATTTGGCATCAAGGTATGGTAAGATTAACAGTTATTGATCTATCAATTGAAAGCAGTAAAACCATTATAGGAGTTTTggagaaaaatatataaaaattggACTGCCACGAGGCTGCTCTATCTGATGCCAAGCATTTGATGGTCCAATGTTCAAGTATATCTGACTTTCCATAAGGACTGGGGTAGATTTGCCAGGTCATGTGCTTGTACCATTGGGGTTCTTGGGATCTACTTACTCACAAGTGTCCCAAGCAGTAACACTGTGCTTGAGATATTTACACTCTCTTTTGGTCTCCAATTCTGGCacaatagttttgtttattgcacTGTCACACATGGTCCAGTGCTAATCTATTTAATTTGCTTAGGCCTGAATAGTATGGTCATTGTAGCATACTCTAATATCTCATCACCTAAACACTGCATCTCATGTTGCCTCCTTTTCATGGCTCCATTTATTTTGTTCAAAGGGAAACAAAATGCTTTAATCTTCAACTTGATTATTTAGTCCTTCAGTATGGAAATAAACCTATTGGCCCAGAGTTTGTGCTAGGTATCAAGCATCTATTTACATTAATCCTATGATAATCCCGTTCTATTGTCTCTGCATTCACATATAATTCCCCCTTTACTCCTCCCACCAACAGATTCTACCCTCATCTACACATAAAGGTTAATTTACTGTGGCTGATTAACCTTCAAGCCCCATTCAGAGAatgcatgccatgagaaaatatgCAGAGTTCACACTGACAGAAAAATTAAATTGGTCTACTGTACTGGTGATTTTGAACTTTAACTTTGAAATCtatctttatttattttcttgcaTAGCGATTTTTTCCTTATTTACTTTGCAGGTATCTGTGGACAGAGCCAGAAATGTACCTTGGAGTAACTTTACGTTAGCTCTTGCTTCATTCAATCCACCAGGCGCTTACTATTATGGTAGCCCTTGGGCTAAATATGATCACCCAGttttcatagaaaacatagatttCAACAGTCTGCAAAAATGCCCAATGTGgttggataattttaaggtaatATACATTAAGGTTTTAGTGCATGCATTGTAGACTATTTTTCAACCTAGAACTATTACCGGAGTCACATTAGGAACTTACAAGTGGTGTTGTTCCTAAGTGCTTGTTGCCGTTGATCCCTCCCACTAAGAAACACATGTAATTGGGAGGTGCTATTGGAGCAGCCTCGGAGCATAACTGCAGTGTATCAACTCACTGTGGATAGTTTGCATTGCTGGTCGAGGGAATATATGCTTAGGGTGGTGGATTTAACATAGGGATACCTCGTTCTGGCTTTGCTGTATAGCTGGTTCTTGGTCAATGGTGACTTGCAGGATAGGGTGAGATCTGGCTGAGAGCAATGTTAATGAATGTCAAAGATGGCAAGATATTCACCTGGCTGAGGAGCTACAAATGGTATTGGACATTGCACAATCAAAACATCCCCACTTCTGACCTGGACGTTCACTGCCAGACATTTGATTGTGCAGGTTGAAGGAAGGCAGGAATTGATTTCAAGGGCGGATTTCAGAAACAATTGGTTCTAGGATGCTTCTCTATGCTGCCAAAAGTTTTCCAATAAAATGTCTTATATCTGCAGTCATTTCCAAGACGAGTTTACAACAAGTACCTCACCTTGATTGTTCATCTTTATGAAGTTGCTGTCTCCCCATCCCCAGTGGAGGCTGAGGCACTTAAGTATGAAATTAAGGACCAGGTCTGGACTGCCTTCCAGGTGTTTTCTAAAGGTTACTGTCACACAGCAATTTATCAACTACCACTGTATCAAGGAGCTCCCACTCAGGTATGAATATGTATATATTTGGTGACATACACAAGCTTGTATTCGGTGTTACATTTCCTAGCCGTATTCATGTTTGACCCCCTGGAACCAACCTCACTCCCAAAGCGAGGGATATTATAGGATTAGTATAATAGACCTATATTTTCCTCTTGCAATCAACTTGAAATGAGTGCT
This sequence is a window from Amblyraja radiata isolate CabotCenter1 chromosome 10, sAmbRad1.1.pri, whole genome shotgun sequence. Protein-coding genes within it:
- the LOC116977850 gene encoding uncharacterized protein LOC116977850 isoform X2, which encodes MKLSKLVDDKPVTFNLTYISRYLTTFGIKVSVDRARNVPWSNFTLALASFNPPGAYYYGSPWAKYDHPVFIENIDFNSLQKCPMWLDNFKSFPRRVYNKYLTLIVHLYEVAVSPSPVEAEALKYEIKDQVWTAFQVFSKGYCHTAIYQLPLYQGAPTQDALAALARGECPSVLDDLVQKNTIFQMKGASVLVSIADGRRDEELARYSEQHINRSYLSSELLEPYEPEPSNMFLRQLIPAGLSVEDFKRQLSQRFRELVSS
- the LOC116977850 gene encoding uncharacterized protein LOC116977850 isoform X1, with the translated sequence MKLSKLVDDKPVTFNLTYISRYLTTFGIKVSVDRARNVPWSNFTLALASFNPPGAYYYGSPWAKYDHPVFIENIDFNSLQKCPMWLDNFKSFPRRVYNKYLTLIVHLYEVAVSPSPVEAEALKYEIKDQVWTAFQVFSKGYCHTAIYQLPLYQGAPTQDALAALARGECPSVLDDLVQKNTIFQMKGASVLVSIADGRRDEELARYSEQHINRSYLSSELLEPYEPEPSNMFLRQLIPAGLSVEDFKRQLSQRFREVCTLKLEILFI